A genomic window from Silene latifolia isolate original U9 population chromosome Y, ASM4854445v1, whole genome shotgun sequence includes:
- the LOC141632378 gene encoding uncharacterized protein LOC141632378: MNAVRNVYQTRNLIKQSNNTIITLVPKVDIPETVMQYRPIAYCNTLYKCISKVICNRLSTILPDIVSTSQGTFIKGRDIVGNILILEWAFVNDLLKALGFPAQFIKLVMNCVTSPSYSIALNGEVFGFFKGRRDDLIMFCTGDKGFVELLIHAYDLFSRASGLVMNKGKSNIYFNGVSEGIIAEIEVMSGMKRGTIPFRYLGVTVSPKRLSVMDCNCLVEKVVGENKGKFLWHGQETRESPALVSWDLICRPKRQGGLRLKNLHLWNIAAIGKYMWWIESKEDHLWVKWVHAV; this comes from the exons ATGAATGCTGTTAGAAATGTGTACCAGACTAGAAATCTTATCAAGCAAAGCAATAATACCATTATTACCTTGGTGCCAAAGGTAGATATTCCTGAAACTGTGATGCAGTATAGACCCATTGCCTATTGCAATACACTATACAAGTGTATTTCTAAAGTAATTTGCAACAGATTGAGCACTATACTGCCTGATATTGTGAGTACTTCACAAGGAACTTTCATCAAAGGAAGGGATATAGTAGGAAACATCCTTATCT TGGAATGGGCTTTTGTGAATGATCTTTTGAAGGCCCTAGGTTTCCCTGCACAATTTATCAAGCTAGTTATGAATTGTGTGACTTCTCCGTCTTATTCAATTGCTTTAAATGGGGAGGTGTTTGGTTTTTTCAAAGGAAGGAGAG ATGATTTAATAATGTTTTGTACAGGAGACAAGGGGTTTGTGGAGCTTCTGATTCATGCCTATGATCTTTTCTCTAGGGCTTCTGGATTAGTGATGAACAAAGGGAAGTCTAATATCTATTTTAATGGTGTAAGTGAAGGGATTATTGCAGAGATTGAAGTAATGTCTGGTATGAAAAGGGGAACTATTCCTTTCAGATACCTGGGTGTGACAGTTTCTCCCAAAAGATTGTCTGTAATGGATTGCAATTGTCTAGTTGAGAAAGTGGTGGGGGAGAATAAGGG GAAATTTTTGTGGCATGGACAAGAGACTAGAGAGAGTCCTGCTCTAGTGTCTTGGGATCTCATCTGCAGGCCAAAGAGACAAGGAGGTTTGAGGTTGAAGAATTTACACCTATGGAACATAGCAGCCATAGGCAAGTACATGTGGTGGATTGAGAGTAAAGAAGATCATTTATGGGTTAAGTGGGTGCATGCTGTGTAA
- the LOC141632379 gene encoding uncharacterized protein LOC141632379, producing the protein MWSMAPNFEQIVKNGWSATVDGTPMFQIVTKLKLLKKDLKALNRDQFSDVENLTHVTELSLKHFQTLLSKDPLNEDLVSAEKEFSKELRFLKEARVKFLNQKSKEKWIKDGDENSAYFHTSITRRRARNRVYQIRDMHNTLCSTYEEIKNAFEVYYKHILGSSKPMQRLKEGIVRNGRCLQPHHIANLMAPLTGLEMKTAMYDILEDKALGPDGFSSQFYKDTWHITG; encoded by the coding sequence ATGTGGTCCATGGCCCCTAATTTTGAACAGATAGTGAAGAATGGTTGGTCTGCAACTGTGGATGGTACTCCTATGTTTCAAATAGTGACTAAGCTGAAGCTGTTGAAGAAGGATTTGAAAGCTCTCAATAGAGATCAATTCAGTGATGTGGAAAATCTTACCCATGTTACTGAATTATCTCTAAAGCATTTTCAGACTCTCTTGAGCAAAGATCCTCTGAATGAGGACCTTGTTAGTGCTGAAAAGGAATTTTCAAAGGAGTTGAGGTTTCTGAAGGAAGCAAGAGTCAAGTTTCTAAATCAAAAATCTAAAGAGAAGTGGATAAAAGATGGGGATGAGAATTCTGCTTATTTTCATACTAGTATTACAAGAAGAAGGGCTAGGAATAGGGTGTACCAGATTAGGGACATGCACAATACCTTGTGTTCTACCTATGAGGAGATTAAAAATGCTTTTGAGGTGTATTATAAGCATATTCTGGGTTCCTCTAAGCCTATGCAGAGGTTGAAAGAGGGCATTGTAAGAAATGGGAGATGTTTGCAACCTCATCATATTGCAAATCTGATGGCTCCTTTAACTGGTTTAGAAATGAAGACAGCTATGTATGATATTCTAGAGGATAAGGCTCTTGGACCTGACGGGTTTAGTAGTCAATTCTACAAGGACACCTGGCATATTACTGGGTAG